A stretch of the Arachis stenosperma cultivar V10309 chromosome 6, arast.V10309.gnm1.PFL2, whole genome shotgun sequence genome encodes the following:
- the LOC130936635 gene encoding auxilin-like protein 1, which translates to MEFGAATATLPKKLSSGYGVAGRSAYDGVFTAPVKLRAPSFSTRFDDYREIFGAGGGGGGSLGSSIPILELPELNEERSKINEVRRSQLDYSAVFGGFRNLDGAVRFDELAAEPRKKKKQDSFASGASTRSKTNRDDQSYRGDTTNYSKEIPAVSRSSNDGKMINMSYHKVNQGSEDGTKGTTHIAHPIPAYTCLVEEVNPVKINRANKSTPAAQDAYSSNHHYNEGTKEVGYRTGASSDIAKKQSSNNGVKVKNRSSSVDLFFYACETSSGSNGAHRIKVPPSDHISGDSSNLDAMRSAATKCQTSKSDSPTGASRADSPSYLDDLVDSNSEAAASVAALRKAIEEAQLRLKVAKESLRRKKGFPDRVKRKSNIDLKANVKKEAEVQYKTMKMEEIRMRQTFGETDALPQVSSEVGRPMRKERVRSDAGAKEMFVSAHEAQKKLHSTKTKRLEEVEHKEADHNAKVVEPKEAEISKKLPHNKNTDHDYEKPEESGHTIEVVKGYREQEKVRVGDEACAGEELACETRHSNQLKIAAANRASLHKEHVNETKHRCQEVIDETKLVQVAFDSGARDKKLKVNEDGEADNMVTPVHDPEDLECNLDEQGLITRNEKQVAFKPDDDGKMEEAFPEVEECKQNVRAVEQLGEVEKAIEENTELSDEQEELFWQKDNTIAFSPHVSYLESMVGDIQNSACLEDRKNMDEAGFLEKSIDTEDFCQRQGTENNCSNIIVQEIQEEIVDNVLDEEEIFERVSKNNDLDEEERVQDTITREDELEGGFILVEETEREMEDNKESVDITGVAQIDPNYMETKAKEARAGKSTETSSSNELNETEKLNDIQVADTIIENDEAFKVTPVVYPYDVQDDIMVAHDASFQQDKDEEPESVKARSSSLEEHAAETSVSNQDVLELNEGVTKMQGASATVICEGADTNIGETDVKCRQNDDKCLESTENDCNLASHDEETTAEPVEFCIDTKEAKVTSDEEVHENRSKFSDEENLFDYTEVCEIPTMSELKSSGEEEVETIQSSPQEIHQAPVTMEAEETKANPQKLELEKEDLKKIDEGKERERVRRREREKEKLAVERAIREARERAFADARERAALERAAVEARKNIDVRERPGKTTGQANEKTLAEKAAMEVKLKAERAAVERATAEARARALERALSEKAASEARNKHDKSDQYSGASRDNGAKQNFQSKSFSYGVRDSIDLYDGASGDSAQRCKARSERHQRIGDRVAKALAEKNMRDRLVQKEQEERNRIAEALDADVKRWSSGKTGNLRALLSTLQYILGPESGWQPIPLTDIVATSAVKKAYRKATLFVHPDKLQQRGASIQQKYICEKVFDLLKESWNRFNMEER; encoded by the exons ATGGAGTTTGGAGCTGCGACGGCAACTTTACCGAAGAAGCTATCGAGCGGTTACGGTGTAGCTGGAAGATCGGCCTACGACGGCGTTTTCACAGCTCCGGTAAAGCTCAGAGCTCCTAGTTTCTCTACTCGATTCGATGATTACCGTGAGATTTTCGGTGCCGGAGGTGGAGGAGGAGGATCGCTAGGTTCTTCTATTCCGATTCTCGAGCTTCCGGAGCTCAACGAAGAGAGGAGCAAAATCAACGAGGTTCGGCGCTCGCAGCTCGATTACTCTGCAGTCTTCGGCGGGTTCCGGAACCTGGACGGTGCTGTGCGTTTTGACGAGCTGGCAGCTGAGCctaggaagaagaagaagcaggaTAGCTTCGCCAGTGGAGCATCAACGCG GAGCAAAACCAATAGAGATGATCAATCTTACAGGGGAGACACTACTAATTATTCGAAGGAAATTCCAGCGGTATCACGGTCATCAAATGATGGCAAAATGATCAATATGTCATATCATAAAGTTAACCAGGGAAGTGAAGATGGAACGAAGGGGACAACTCATATTGCACATCCTATCCCTGCCTATACTTGTTTGGTTGAAGAAGTCAATCCAGTGAAGATAAACAGAGCTAATAAGTCCACACCAGCTGCACAGGATGCTTATTCCAGTAATCATCATTATAATGAAGGGACAAAGGAAGTTGGATATCGAACTGGTGCTTCATCTGATATTGCCAAGAAACAGTCCTCCAACAATGGAGTAAAAGTTAAAAATAGATCCAGTTCTGttgatctttttttttatgcatgTGAGACTAGCAGTGGAAGTAATGGAGCACATCGCATCAAAGTTCCTCCATCAGACCATATCTCAGGCGATAGTAGCAACCTTGATGCTATGAGATCAGCAGCAACCAAATGCCAGACATCTAAAAGTGACTCGCCTACAGGTGCTTCCCGTGCTGATTCACCATCATACCTGGATGATTTGGTAGACTCAAATTCTGAGGCTGCCGCTTCTGTAGCTGCTTTACGAAAGGCaatagaagaggctcaattaAGATTGAAGGTCGCAAAAGAGTCattgagaagaaagaaaggTTTTCCTGATCGTGTGAAGCGGAAGTCTAATATTGACCTTAAAGCCAATGTGAAAAAGGAGGCTGAAGTCCAATATAAAACAATGAAAATGGAAGAGATTAGGATGAGGCAAACATTTGGAGAAACAGATGCTTTGCCACAAGTTTCTTCTGAGGTAGGAAGGCCAATGAGGAAAGAGCGAGTAAGATCAGATGCTGGGGCTAAAGAAATGTTTGTTTCTGCGCATGAAGCTCAGAAGAAATTGCATTCAACTAAAACAAAACGTTTGGAAGAGGTCGAGCACAAAGAAGCTGATCATAATGCAAAGGTTGTTGAGCCTAAAGAGGCAGAAATTAGTAAGAAATTGCCGCATAACAAGAACACAGATCATGACTATGAGAAGCCAGAAGAGTCTGGCCATACAATTGAAGTGGTTAAGGGATATAGGGAACAAGAAAAGGTCCGGGTAGGTGATGAAGCATGTGCAGGTGAGGAACTTGCCTGTGAAACCAGGCATAGTAATCAACTAAAAATAGCTGCAGCTAATCGAGCAAGCCTACACAAAGAACATGTCAATGAAACTAAACATAGGTGTCAAGAAGTTATAGATGAAACAAAGCTGGTTCAAGTGGCATTTGATAGTGGAGCGAGagacaagaaattaaaggtAAATGAAGATGGTGAAGCTGATAACATGGTTACACCAGTCCATGATCCAGAGGACCTCGAATGCAACTTGGATGAGCAGGGGTTAATAACGAGAAATGAAAAACAAGTTGCTTTCAAGCCTGATGATGATGGAAAAATGGAAGAAGCATTCCCTGAGGTGGAAGAATGTAAACAAAATGTGAGAGCTGTTGAGCAGCTGGGTGAGGTTGAGAAAGCCATCGAGGAGAATACTGAATTGTCCGATGAGCAGGAGGAGTTGTTTTGGCAGAAAGACAATACAATAGCATTCAGTCCTCATGTTTCATACTTGGAAAGTATGGTAGGAGACATACAGAACTCAGCATGTTTAGAGGACAGAAAGAATATGGACGAAGCTGGATTTTTGGAAAAAAGTATAGACACGGAAGATTTTTGTCAAAGACAAGGCACCGAGAATAATTGCAGCAACATTATTGTGCAGGAAATACAGGAGGAGATTGTGGATAATGTTCTTGAtgaggaagaaatttttgaaagagTTTCAAAGAATAATGATttagatgaagaagaaagggtTCAAGACACCATAACAAGGGAGGATGAACTTGAAGGAGGGTTTATTCTGGTGGAAGAAACGGAGAGGGAAATGGAAGATAACAAGGAGTCGGTGGACATAACTGGAGTGGCTCAGATTGATCCTAACTACATGGAGACAAAAGCAAAGGAAGCTCGAGCTGGCAAGTCAACAGAAACTAGTTCTAGCAATGAGCTCAATGAAACTGAGAAGTTAAACGATATTCAGGTAGCTGATACAATTATTGAAAACGATGAAGCTTTCAAAGTAACTCCTGTGGTTTATCCATATGATGTGCAAGATGATATAATGGTTGCGCACGATGCTTCATTCCAACAAGATAAAGATGAAGAACCAGAATCAGTTAAGGCAAGAAGCAGTTCCTTGGAAGAACATGCAGCCGAGACTTCTGTCTCCAATCAAGATGTCCTTGAACTCAATGAAGGAGTAACTAAAATGCAAGGTGCAAGTGCAACAGTCATCTGCGAAGGAGCTGATACAAATATTGGTGAAACTGACGTGAAGTGTAGGCAAAATGATGATAAATGTTTGGAATCAACAGAAAATGACTGCAATCTGGCATCACATGATGAAGAAACAACTGCTGAGCCTGTAGAATTCTGCATTGACACAAAGGAGGCTAAGGTTACATCAGATGAAGAGGTACATGAGAATCGATCTAAGTTCTCTGATGAGGAAAATTTGTTTGACTATACTGAAGTGTGTGAAATACCTACTATGTCTGAATTGAAATCAAGCGGAGAAGAGGAGGTCGAAACAATTCAGAGTAGTCCACAGGAGATCCATCAAGCACCTGTGACAATGGAAGCAGAAGAAACCAAAGCTAATCCACAGAAGCTAGAGCTGGAAAAGGAAGACCTCAAGAAAATTGATGAAGGAAAGGAGAGAGAAAGGGTAAGacgaagagaaagagaaaaggagaAATTAGCTGTAGAAAGAGCAATTCGTGAAGCTCGTGAAAGGGCATTTGCTGATGCCAGAGAGAGGGCTGCTCTGGAGAGAGCTGCTGTTGAAGCGCGGAAAAACATCGATGTGCGAGAAAGGCCGGGAAAAACTACTGGTCAAGCAAATGAGAAGACACTAGCCGAGAAGGCCGCTATGGAAGTGAAACTTAAAGCTGAACGTGCTGCTGTGGAGAGAGCAACTGCAGAGGCACGTGCACGTGCCCTAGAGAGGGCACTATCTGAGAAGGCTGCCTCTGAAGCAAGAAATAAACATGACAAGTCAGACCAGTATTCTGGTGCTTCCAGAGATAATGGAGCGAAACAAAACTTCCAATCAAAATCTTTCAGCTATGGTG TTCGAGATTCTATTGATTTATATGATGGAGCTAGTGGCGATTCTGCTCAAAGATGTAAAGCTAGGTCTGAGAGGCACCAGAGAATAGGGGATCGTGTG GCAAAGGCTCTTGCGGAAAAAAATATGCGTGATCGTCTTGTTCAGAAGGAGCAAGAGGAGAGAAAT AGGATAGCAGAAGCTCTAGATGCTGATGTTAAAAGGTGGTCCAGTGGGAAGACAGGAAACTTGAGGGCATTGCTTTCAACATTACAATAT ATCCTTGGGCCCGAGAGTGGCTGGCAACCAATTCCTTTAACAGATATAGTAGCCACCAGCGCTGTAAAGAAAGCTTATCGCAAAGCAACTCTTTTCGTGCATCCTGACAAGCTGCAGCAGCGGGGAGCAAGTATTCAACAGAAGTACATTTGTGAGAAGGTTTTTGATCTTCTAAAG